Proteins co-encoded in one Prescottella sp. R16 genomic window:
- the whiA gene encoding DNA-binding protein WhiA: MTAEVKDELSRLTVTQVSCRKAEVSSLLRFAGGLHIVAGRVVVEAEVDLGSIARRLRGEILDLYGYQADIQVLSPGGLRKASRYVVRVAKDGEALARRTGLLDMRGRPVRGLPAQVVGGSIGDAEAAWRGAFLAHGSLTEPGRSSALEISCPGPEAALALVGAARRLGITTKAREVRGTDRVVVRDGETIGALLTRMGAQDTRLTWEERRMRREVRATANRLANFDDANLRRSARAAVAAAARVERALEILGEDVPDHLAAAGALRVKHRQASLEELGQLADPPMTKDAVAGRIRRLLSMADRRAKETGIPDTESAVTAELLEDA; this comes from the coding sequence ATGACAGCCGAGGTCAAGGACGAGCTGAGCCGGTTGACGGTGACGCAGGTCAGTTGCCGCAAGGCGGAGGTGTCGTCGCTGCTGCGGTTCGCCGGTGGCCTGCACATCGTCGCGGGCCGGGTCGTCGTCGAGGCCGAGGTGGACCTCGGGTCGATCGCCCGGCGTCTGCGCGGGGAAATCCTCGACCTGTACGGCTATCAGGCCGACATCCAGGTCCTCAGTCCCGGCGGGCTGCGCAAGGCCTCCCGCTACGTGGTCCGGGTCGCGAAGGACGGCGAGGCGCTGGCCCGTCGGACCGGCCTGCTCGACATGCGTGGGCGTCCCGTGCGTGGCCTGCCCGCGCAGGTCGTCGGCGGCAGCATCGGCGACGCGGAGGCGGCGTGGCGGGGTGCGTTCCTGGCACACGGGTCGCTCACCGAACCGGGCCGGTCGTCGGCGCTCGAGATCAGCTGCCCCGGACCGGAGGCCGCGCTCGCGCTGGTCGGGGCGGCCCGCCGGCTCGGCATCACCACGAAGGCCCGCGAGGTGCGCGGTACCGATCGGGTCGTGGTGCGCGACGGCGAGACGATCGGTGCGTTGCTCACCCGGATGGGTGCACAGGACACGCGGCTGACGTGGGAGGAGCGCCGGATGCGGCGCGAGGTACGCGCCACGGCGAACCGGCTCGCCAACTTCGACGACGCCAACCTGCGCCGGTCCGCGCGGGCCGCGGTGGCCGCGGCCGCCCGCGTCGAACGGGCCCTCGAGATTCTCGGCGAGGACGTCCCGGATCATCTCGCGGCGGCCGGGGCGCTGCGTGTCAAGCACCGGCAGGCGTCGCTCGAGGAGCTCGGGCAGCTCGCCGACCCGCCGATGACGAAGGACGCGGTCGCGGGCCGGATCCGTCGGCTGCTGTCGATGGCGGACCGCCGCGCGAAGGAGACGGGGATCCCGGACACCGAGTCCGCGGTCACCGCGGAACTGCTCGAAGACGCGTGA
- a CDS encoding PH domain-containing protein: MTERQGDWDFEVRSKKSARYAMIVAAVLVVVHVTLAALMRVSATGVYFRLVDQFALAGLGVLFGCGVLMLTRPRLRVGPRGIGVRNVLGERIIDWDLAQGLSFPEGSSWARIELPDDEYVPVMAIQANDGDHAVAAVRRFRELEAKYARTA, translated from the coding sequence ATGACCGAACGGCAGGGCGACTGGGACTTCGAGGTCCGGTCGAAGAAGTCGGCCCGGTACGCGATGATCGTCGCCGCGGTCCTGGTCGTCGTCCACGTGACGCTCGCGGCGTTGATGCGGGTGTCGGCGACGGGCGTCTACTTCCGGCTGGTCGACCAGTTCGCGCTCGCGGGTCTCGGTGTGCTGTTCGGGTGCGGTGTGCTGATGCTCACCCGTCCGCGGCTGCGGGTCGGGCCGCGTGGTATCGGTGTCCGCAACGTGCTCGGTGAACGGATCATCGACTGGGATCTGGCCCAGGGGCTGTCGTTCCCGGAGGGCTCGTCGTGGGCGCGTATCGAACTGCCCGACGACGAGTACGTGCCGGTGATGGCGATCCAGGCCAACGACGGCGATCATGCGGTGGCCGCGGTGCGCCGGTTCCGTGAGCTCGAGGCGAAGTACGCGCGGACGGCCTGA
- the pgk gene encoding phosphoglycerate kinase has protein sequence MAVKTLKDLLDEGVEGRTVLVRSDLNVPLDNGTITDPGRIIASAPTISALAEAGAKVIVMAHLGRPKGEVDPALSLAPVAAKLGEVLGRNVQLAGDVVGQDALARSEGLTDGDVMLLENIRFDPRETSKDDAEREALAKALVDLVDGDGAFVSDGFGVVHRKQASVYDIAELLPHYAGNLVAAEMDVLRVLSEASERPYAVVLGGSKVSDKLAVIEALAPKVDTLVIGGGMYYTFLAAQGISVGNSLCQEEMIDTCKELLERYADVIHIPQDVVIADSFSADAESKTVSVLEIPDGWMGLDIGPQSVERFAAILSGAKTVFWNGPMGVFEFEKFSAGTKGVAEAIIEATGKGAFSVVGGGDSAAAVRQLGLPEDGFSHISTGGGASLEYLEGKTLPGIAALED, from the coding sequence ATGGCTGTCAAGACTCTGAAGGATCTGCTGGACGAGGGGGTCGAGGGCCGCACCGTGCTGGTGCGCTCCGACCTCAACGTTCCGCTGGACAACGGCACGATCACCGATCCGGGCCGCATCATCGCGTCCGCACCGACCATCTCGGCGCTGGCCGAGGCCGGGGCCAAGGTCATCGTGATGGCGCACCTCGGTCGTCCCAAGGGCGAGGTCGATCCGGCGCTGTCGCTGGCGCCGGTCGCCGCGAAGCTCGGTGAGGTGCTGGGCCGCAACGTCCAGCTCGCCGGTGACGTCGTCGGCCAGGATGCGCTCGCGCGTTCCGAGGGCCTGACGGACGGCGATGTGATGCTGCTGGAGAACATCCGCTTCGATCCGCGTGAGACCAGCAAGGACGACGCCGAACGTGAGGCTCTCGCGAAGGCACTCGTCGACCTGGTCGACGGTGACGGTGCGTTCGTCTCCGACGGCTTCGGTGTCGTGCACCGCAAGCAGGCGTCGGTCTACGACATCGCCGAGCTGCTCCCGCACTACGCGGGCAACCTGGTCGCGGCCGAGATGGACGTTCTCCGGGTGCTGTCCGAAGCTTCCGAGCGGCCGTACGCGGTCGTGCTCGGCGGCTCCAAGGTGTCGGACAAGCTCGCCGTGATCGAGGCGTTGGCCCCCAAGGTCGACACCCTCGTCATCGGTGGCGGCATGTACTACACCTTCCTTGCAGCACAGGGAATCTCGGTCGGCAACTCGCTGTGTCAGGAAGAGATGATCGACACCTGCAAGGAGCTGCTCGAGCGCTACGCGGACGTCATCCACATCCCGCAGGACGTGGTGATCGCCGACTCGTTCTCGGCGGACGCCGAGTCGAAGACGGTCTCCGTGCTGGAGATTCCGGACGGCTGGATGGGCCTGGACATCGGACCGCAGTCGGTGGAGCGCTTCGCAGCGATCCTCTCGGGTGCCAAGACGGTGTTCTGGAACGGCCCGATGGGCGTGTTCGAGTTCGAGAAGTTCTCGGCCGGCACCAAGGGTGTCGCCGAGGCGATCATCGAGGCCACCGGCAAGGGCGCGTTCAGCGTCGTCGGCGGCGGCGATTCCGCGGCGGCCGTGCGTCAGCTCGGTCTGCCGGAGGACGGCTTCTCGCACATCTCGACCGGCGGCGGCGCCTCCCTCGAATACCTCGAGGGCAAGACGCTTCCCGGCATCGCGGCGCTGGAGGACTGA
- a CDS encoding bifunctional 3,4-dihydroxy-2-butanone-4-phosphate synthase/GTP cyclohydrolase II, with the protein MTRFDSIERAVADIAAGKAVVVVDDEDRENEGDLIFAAEKATPELVAFMVRYTSGYLCVPLDGDDCDRLGLPPMYATNQDKHGTAYTVTVDAKEGIGTGISASDRAATMRLLADPESGANDFTRPGHVVPLRAKEGGVLRRPGHTEAAVDLARMAGLRPAGVICEIVSQKDEGHMAQTEELRVFADDHDLALISIADLIAWRRKHEKHVERVAAARIPTRHGDFTAVGYRSIYDDVEHVALVKGDLSTDDGNDVLVRVHSECLTGDVFGSLRCDCGPQLDAALEMIAQEGRGVVLYMRGHEGRGIGLIHKLQAYQLQDAGSDTVDANLQLGLPADARDYGIGAQILVDLGIKSMRLLTNNPAKRVGLDGYGLQITDRVAMPLRANSENLTYLRTKRDRMGHDLVGLDEFEAGDAL; encoded by the coding sequence GTGACCAGGTTCGACAGCATCGAGCGCGCCGTCGCCGATATCGCTGCAGGTAAAGCGGTTGTGGTCGTCGACGACGAGGATCGTGAGAACGAGGGCGACCTCATCTTCGCGGCCGAGAAGGCGACCCCCGAACTCGTGGCGTTCATGGTGCGCTACACGTCCGGCTACCTGTGTGTTCCGCTCGACGGCGACGACTGCGATCGGCTCGGGCTGCCCCCGATGTACGCCACCAACCAGGACAAGCACGGTACCGCCTACACGGTCACCGTCGACGCCAAGGAGGGCATCGGTACCGGCATCTCGGCATCGGACCGGGCCGCGACGATGCGCCTGCTGGCCGACCCGGAGAGCGGCGCCAACGACTTCACCCGTCCCGGGCACGTCGTCCCGCTGCGCGCCAAGGAGGGCGGCGTGCTGCGTCGTCCCGGCCACACCGAGGCCGCGGTCGACCTCGCCCGGATGGCGGGCCTGCGTCCGGCCGGCGTGATCTGCGAGATCGTCAGCCAGAAGGACGAGGGCCACATGGCCCAGACCGAGGAACTGCGGGTCTTCGCCGACGACCACGACCTCGCCCTGATCTCCATCGCCGACCTCATCGCGTGGCGACGCAAGCACGAGAAGCATGTCGAACGGGTCGCTGCGGCCCGCATCCCCACGCGGCACGGCGATTTCACTGCCGTCGGCTACCGCAGCATCTACGACGACGTCGAGCACGTCGCCCTCGTCAAGGGTGACCTGTCCACCGACGACGGCAACGACGTGCTGGTGCGGGTGCACTCGGAGTGCCTCACCGGTGACGTGTTCGGGTCGCTGCGCTGCGACTGCGGCCCGCAGCTCGATGCCGCGCTCGAGATGATCGCGCAGGAGGGCCGCGGTGTGGTCCTGTACATGCGTGGGCACGAGGGCCGCGGTATCGGCCTGATCCACAAGCTGCAGGCCTACCAGCTGCAGGACGCCGGCTCGGACACCGTCGACGCGAACCTGCAGCTCGGGCTGCCGGCCGATGCCCGCGACTACGGCATCGGCGCGCAGATCCTCGTCGATCTCGGGATCAAGTCGATGCGGCTGCTGACCAACAATCCGGCCAAGCGGGTCGGTCTCGACGGTTACGGACTGCAGATCACCGATCGGGTGGCGATGCCGTTGCGCGCCAACTCCGAGAACCTCACCTACCTGCGGACCAAGCGGGACCGCATGGGCCACGACCTGGTGGGCCTGGACGAGTTCGAGGCCGGTGACGCGCTGTGA
- the ribH gene encoding 6,7-dimethyl-8-ribityllumazine synthase yields MSGEGRPDLQLGMAKSLKLAIVAGQWHPEISEALIAGAKRVAKQAQIEEPTLIRVAGAIELPVVVQELAKSHDAVVALGVVIRGGTPHFEYVCDAVTAGLTRVSLDESTPVGNGVLTCDTEQQALDRSGLPGSVEDKGGEACAAAIDTAVTLAQLRRKRAE; encoded by the coding sequence GTGAGCGGTGAGGGACGCCCCGACCTGCAGTTGGGGATGGCGAAGAGCCTGAAGCTGGCGATCGTGGCCGGCCAGTGGCATCCGGAGATCAGCGAGGCGCTGATCGCGGGTGCCAAACGGGTCGCGAAGCAGGCCCAGATCGAGGAGCCGACGCTGATCCGGGTCGCCGGTGCCATCGAGCTGCCCGTCGTCGTGCAGGAGCTCGCGAAGTCGCACGACGCGGTCGTCGCGCTCGGCGTCGTGATCCGCGGCGGCACACCGCACTTCGAGTACGTGTGCGACGCGGTCACCGCGGGCCTGACGCGGGTGTCGCTCGACGAGTCGACGCCGGTCGGCAACGGTGTCCTCACGTGCGACACCGAGCAGCAGGCGCTCGACCGGTCCGGGCTGCCCGGATCCGTCGAGGACAAGGGCGGGGAGGCGTGCGCGGCGGCGATCGACACCGCCGTCACCCTCGCACAGTTGCGTCGGAAGCGGGCGGAGTGA
- the uvrC gene encoding excinuclease ABC subunit UvrC has product MPDPSTYRPAPGTVPVAPGVYKFRDPHGRVIYVGKAKSLRSRLNSYFADVASLHPRTRQMVTTAASVEWTVVGTEVEALQLEYNWIKEFDPRFNVRYRDDKTYPVLAVTMNEEFPRLFVYRGPRRKGVRYFGPYSHAWAIRETLDLLLRVFPARTCSAGVFKRHHQIGRPCLLGYIDKCSAPCVGRVTAEEHRDIVDDFCDFLAGRTDRLVKQLETRMQDAAEELDFETAARLRDDVGALKKALEKQAVVLGDGTDADLVAFASDDLEAAVQVFHVRGGRVRGQRGWVVEKSDDSGAADLVEQFLTQFYGEQAALADQPGLPDDRTVAVPREVLVPVLPAGADEIQTWLSELRGSAVQLRVPQRGDKKALAETVERNAKEALAQHKLKRAGDFTSRSAALQGIQDALDLDTAPLRIECVDISHVQGTDVVASLVVFEDGLPRKSDYRHYAIREAAGDGRSDDVASIAEVTRRRFLRHNRDLAAGVGGVVGDGGDLAPEAALDPQTGRPRRFAYPPNLFVVDGGAPQVAAAAAVLDELGVTDVAVVGLAKRLEEVWVPGEEDPVILPRTSESLYLLQRVRDEAHRFAITFHRSKRSKRMTASALDSVRGLGEMRRTALVQHFGSVARLREATVDEITAVPGIGATTARAVLAALSGDTGDTEHTPDAAAGSDVAAAGVSVRDDVTGIDRSERTGHDTA; this is encoded by the coding sequence GTGCCTGATCCCTCGACGTATCGCCCCGCCCCCGGAACCGTCCCGGTGGCGCCGGGTGTCTACAAGTTCCGGGACCCGCACGGGCGGGTGATCTACGTCGGGAAGGCGAAGAGCCTGCGGTCCCGGCTGAACTCGTATTTCGCGGACGTCGCGTCGCTGCATCCGCGGACCCGGCAGATGGTCACCACGGCGGCGAGTGTCGAGTGGACGGTCGTCGGTACCGAGGTCGAGGCGCTGCAGCTCGAGTACAACTGGATCAAGGAGTTCGACCCCCGGTTCAACGTTCGTTACCGCGACGACAAGACGTATCCGGTTCTCGCGGTCACGATGAACGAGGAGTTCCCGCGGCTGTTCGTCTATCGCGGTCCTCGCCGCAAGGGGGTCCGCTATTTCGGCCCCTACTCGCACGCGTGGGCGATCCGGGAGACCCTGGACCTGCTGCTGCGGGTGTTCCCGGCGCGGACCTGCTCGGCGGGCGTGTTCAAACGGCACCACCAGATCGGACGCCCCTGCCTGCTCGGCTACATCGACAAGTGCAGTGCACCGTGCGTCGGCCGGGTCACCGCCGAGGAACACCGTGACATCGTGGACGACTTCTGCGATTTTCTGGCCGGCCGCACCGACCGGCTCGTGAAACAGCTCGAGACCCGCATGCAGGACGCCGCCGAGGAACTCGATTTCGAGACCGCGGCCCGGTTGCGCGACGACGTGGGTGCACTGAAGAAGGCGCTCGAGAAGCAGGCCGTCGTCCTCGGGGACGGCACCGATGCCGACCTGGTGGCGTTCGCGTCCGACGACCTCGAGGCGGCCGTGCAGGTGTTCCACGTGCGCGGCGGCAGGGTCCGCGGGCAGCGCGGCTGGGTGGTGGAGAAGTCCGACGACAGTGGGGCCGCCGATCTCGTGGAGCAGTTCCTCACCCAGTTCTACGGGGAGCAGGCGGCGCTCGCCGACCAGCCGGGGCTCCCCGACGACCGCACCGTCGCGGTACCGCGCGAGGTGCTGGTGCCGGTGCTGCCGGCCGGCGCCGACGAGATCCAGACGTGGCTGTCGGAGCTGCGCGGGTCGGCGGTGCAGCTGCGGGTTCCGCAACGCGGAGACAAGAAGGCGCTCGCCGAGACCGTCGAACGGAACGCGAAAGAGGCTCTGGCGCAGCACAAGTTGAAGCGGGCCGGGGACTTCACGTCACGGTCGGCGGCCCTGCAGGGCATTCAGGACGCTCTCGACCTCGACACCGCGCCGCTGCGCATCGAGTGTGTCGACATCAGCCACGTGCAGGGCACCGACGTGGTGGCGTCGCTCGTCGTGTTCGAGGACGGTCTGCCCCGCAAGTCCGACTACCGGCACTACGCGATCCGGGAGGCCGCCGGCGACGGCCGCTCCGACGACGTGGCGTCGATCGCGGAGGTCACCCGGCGCCGGTTCCTCCGGCACAACCGCGACCTCGCGGCGGGTGTGGGTGGGGTCGTCGGCGACGGTGGGGATCTCGCACCGGAAGCGGCACTGGACCCGCAGACCGGGCGTCCCCGCCGCTTCGCGTACCCGCCGAACCTGTTCGTCGTCGACGGTGGTGCCCCGCAGGTCGCGGCGGCCGCCGCGGTCCTCGACGAACTCGGCGTCACCGACGTCGCGGTGGTCGGCCTCGCCAAGCGACTCGAGGAGGTGTGGGTGCCCGGCGAGGAGGATCCGGTGATCCTGCCGCGTACCAGCGAGTCGCTGTACCTGCTGCAGCGGGTGCGTGACGAGGCGCACCGGTTCGCGATCACGTTCCACCGCAGCAAACGGTCCAAGCGGATGACGGCGTCGGCGCTGGACTCGGTTCGGGGGCTGGGGGAGATGCGGCGCACCGCGCTGGTCCAGCACTTCGGGTCGGTGGCCCGGTTGCGGGAGGCGACCGTCGACGAGATCACCGCCGTCCCCGGGATCGGGGCCACCACCGCCCGTGCCGTCCTGGCCGCCCTCTCCGGTGACACGGGCGACACGGAGCACACCCCCGACGCGGCGGCCGGATCCGATGTCGCTGCAGCGGGCGTGTCCGTGAGGGATGATGTGACGGGCATCGACCGATCGGAACGAACAGGACACGACACCGCGTGA
- a CDS encoding riboflavin synthase: protein MFTGIVEELGEIVAKEDLADAARFTVRGPVVTSDAGHGDSIAVNGVCLTVVDVIDGNAFTADVMRETLVRSSLGALEVGSRVNLERAAAVNSRLGGHIVQGHVDDTGTVLQRSPSEHWTVVRISLPSTVSRYVVEKGSITVDGVSLTVSALGGEPGDEYFEISLIPTTLALTTLGSAEPGTPVNLEVDVIAKYVERLHTAAHQPG, encoded by the coding sequence ATGTTCACCGGAATCGTCGAGGAACTCGGCGAGATCGTCGCCAAGGAAGATTTGGCCGACGCCGCCCGTTTCACCGTGCGTGGGCCCGTCGTCACCTCCGACGCCGGCCACGGCGATTCGATCGCGGTCAACGGGGTGTGCCTGACGGTCGTCGACGTGATCGACGGGAACGCGTTCACCGCCGATGTGATGCGCGAGACCCTGGTGCGGTCGAGTCTCGGTGCCCTCGAGGTGGGGAGCCGGGTCAACCTCGAGCGGGCGGCGGCGGTGAACAGCCGCCTGGGCGGGCACATCGTGCAGGGCCATGTGGACGACACCGGCACGGTCCTCCAGCGGTCTCCCTCGGAGCACTGGACGGTGGTGCGGATCTCGCTGCCGTCCACCGTCTCCCGGTATGTCGTCGAGAAGGGGTCGATCACTGTCGACGGGGTGTCGTTGACGGTGTCGGCGCTCGGCGGCGAGCCGGGTGACGAGTACTTCGAGATCTCGCTGATCCCCACGACGCTCGCCCTCACCACTCTCGGGTCGGCGGAGCCTGGTACCCCCGTCAACCTCGAGGTCGACGTGATCGCCAAGTACGTCGAACGTCTGCACACCGCCGCTCACCAGCCGGGATAA
- the rapZ gene encoding RNase adapter RapZ: MEVALVTGLSGAGLTTAANVLEDLGWYVVDNLPPELITRMVDLGLESDPPIRRLAVVIDVRSRPFSGDLGNVIADLEEMPVQMRVLYLEANDSVLIRRFEHVRRSHPLQSDGKDGTLSEGIAAERAKLAHAKAVADLVVDTSQLAVRELREKIETAFGGEGRGEIQVTVQSFGFKHGLPMDADLVCDVRFLPNPHWIPELRPHTGLEDAVRDYVLSREGADEYLDTYLHLLALTTAGYRREGKRYMTIAVGCTGGKHRSVAMSEELAVRLRETDGLAVRVVHRDVGRE; encoded by the coding sequence ATGGAGGTCGCGCTCGTCACCGGACTGTCCGGTGCCGGGCTGACCACGGCCGCGAACGTCCTCGAGGACCTCGGCTGGTATGTCGTCGACAACCTGCCGCCGGAACTGATCACCCGCATGGTGGATCTGGGTCTCGAATCCGATCCGCCGATCCGCCGGCTGGCCGTCGTCATCGATGTCCGCAGCCGCCCGTTCTCGGGGGATCTGGGGAACGTGATCGCCGACCTCGAAGAGATGCCCGTGCAGATGCGGGTGCTCTATCTCGAAGCCAACGACTCGGTGCTGATCCGCCGCTTCGAGCACGTGCGACGCAGCCATCCGCTGCAGTCCGACGGCAAGGACGGCACCCTGTCCGAGGGGATCGCCGCGGAACGGGCGAAGCTGGCGCACGCGAAGGCGGTCGCCGATCTGGTCGTGGACACCTCGCAGCTCGCGGTGCGGGAGTTGCGGGAGAAGATCGAGACCGCGTTCGGCGGTGAGGGTCGCGGCGAGATCCAGGTGACGGTGCAGTCGTTCGGGTTCAAACACGGCCTGCCGATGGACGCGGACCTGGTGTGCGACGTCCGATTCCTGCCCAATCCGCACTGGATTCCGGAGCTGCGCCCCCACACCGGGCTCGAGGACGCGGTCCGTGACTACGTGCTGTCCCGTGAGGGGGCCGACGAATACCTCGACACGTATCTGCACCTGCTGGCGTTGACGACGGCAGGCTACCGTCGGGAGGGGAAGCGTTACATGACGATCGCGGTCGGGTGCACCGGCGGTAAACACCGCAGTGTCGCCATGTCCGAGGAGCTGGCCGTCCGGCTGCGGGAGACGGACGGGCTCGCCGTCCGCGTCGTCCACCGCGACGTGGGACGCGAATGA
- the gap gene encoding type I glyceraldehyde-3-phosphate dehydrogenase, with protein MTVRVGINGFGRIGRNFFRAVDAQKALGTTDIEIVAVNDLTDNATLAHLLKYDSILGRLPHDVSLEGDDTIVVGDTKIKALAHRGPLSELPWGELGVDVVVESTGIFTDAEKAKGHLEAGAKKVIISAPAKGEDITIVMGVNDDKYDGSQDIISNASCTTNCLGPIAKVLDDEFGIVKGLMTTIHAYTQDQNLQDGPHSDLRRARAAALNIVPTGTGAAKAIGLVLPQLLGKLDGYALRVPIPTGSVTDLTVNLAKSATAEQVNAAMKAAAEGPLKGILKYTEDPIVSADIVTDPHSSIFDAGLTKVIDDQVKIVSWYDNEWGYSNRLADLIGLVAKSL; from the coding sequence GTGACGGTCCGGGTAGGCATCAACGGCTTCGGTCGTATCGGACGTAACTTCTTCAGGGCGGTCGATGCGCAGAAGGCGCTCGGCACCACCGACATCGAGATCGTTGCGGTCAACGACCTCACCGACAATGCGACGCTGGCTCACCTGCTCAAGTACGACTCGATCCTGGGTCGTCTGCCGCACGACGTCTCCCTCGAGGGTGACGACACCATCGTCGTCGGTGACACCAAGATCAAGGCGCTGGCGCACCGCGGCCCGCTCAGCGAGCTGCCCTGGGGCGAGCTGGGCGTCGACGTCGTCGTCGAGTCCACCGGCATCTTCACGGACGCCGAGAAGGCCAAGGGTCACCTCGAGGCCGGCGCCAAGAAGGTCATCATCTCCGCGCCCGCCAAGGGCGAGGACATCACCATCGTCATGGGCGTCAACGACGACAAGTACGACGGCAGCCAGGACATCATCTCCAACGCGTCCTGCACCACCAACTGCCTCGGCCCGATCGCCAAGGTCCTCGACGACGAGTTCGGCATCGTCAAGGGTCTGATGACCACGATCCACGCGTACACGCAGGACCAGAACCTGCAGGACGGCCCGCACAGCGACCTGCGTCGCGCCCGCGCCGCCGCGCTGAACATCGTCCCGACCGGCACCGGTGCGGCCAAGGCCATCGGCCTGGTCCTCCCGCAGCTGCTGGGCAAGCTGGACGGCTACGCGCTGCGCGTGCCGATCCCGACCGGCTCGGTCACCGACCTCACCGTCAACCTCGCGAAGTCGGCCACCGCCGAGCAGGTCAACGCCGCGATGAAGGCTGCCGCCGAGGGCCCGCTGAAGGGCATCCTGAAGTACACCGAGGACCCGATCGTGTCGGCGGACATCGTCACCGACCCGCACTCCTCGATCTTCGACGCCGGCCTGACCAAGGTCATCGACGACCAGGTCAAGATCGTGTCGTGGTACGACAACGAGTGGGGCTACTCGAACCGTCTCGCGGACCTCATCGGCCTCGTCGCCAAGTCCCTCTGA
- the yvcK gene encoding uridine diphosphate-N-acetylglucosamine-binding protein YvcK, producing the protein MTGAVPQRIVAFGGGHGLYATLRAVRRLSPDVTAVVTVADDGGSSGRLRNELGMIPPGDLRMALAALAGDDADVRSWTQTVQHRFGGSGALAGHSVGNLILAGLTEVLGDPVAALDTVGRLLEVEGRVLPMSTVALEIEADVVGLETDPRVSRCIRGQVAVATTPGKVRRVRLCPSNPPACPDALAAVDAADLVVLGPGSWFSSVIPHVLVPDLLAAIMRSTARKVLVLNLAPQPGETAGFSAERHLHVLSQHAPEFRVDHVIVDSASVPVGRERDHLCRAAGLLGADVVYADVAEHGTHTHHAGKLAAVLDGLGARDEHVNDDTAERRVGGRESASWR; encoded by the coding sequence ATGACGGGCGCGGTACCGCAGCGGATCGTCGCGTTCGGCGGCGGGCACGGACTGTATGCGACGTTGCGTGCCGTCCGCCGGCTCAGCCCCGACGTCACCGCGGTCGTGACGGTCGCCGACGACGGCGGCTCGTCCGGGCGGTTGCGCAACGAGCTCGGGATGATCCCGCCCGGTGACCTGCGGATGGCGCTGGCCGCCCTGGCAGGGGACGATGCGGACGTCCGGTCCTGGACGCAGACGGTGCAGCACCGGTTCGGGGGTTCCGGGGCGCTCGCCGGACATTCGGTCGGCAATCTGATCCTGGCCGGGCTCACCGAGGTCCTCGGCGACCCGGTCGCTGCACTCGACACGGTCGGTCGTCTCCTCGAGGTGGAGGGCCGGGTCCTGCCGATGTCGACGGTCGCGCTCGAGATCGAGGCGGACGTTGTCGGCCTGGAAACCGATCCCCGGGTCAGTCGCTGCATTCGCGGGCAGGTCGCGGTCGCGACGACCCCCGGCAAGGTGCGGCGGGTCCGGTTGTGTCCGTCGAACCCGCCGGCCTGCCCGGACGCGCTCGCCGCGGTCGATGCCGCGGATCTCGTCGTTCTCGGGCCGGGGTCGTGGTTCTCGAGTGTGATCCCGCACGTTCTGGTGCCGGATCTGCTCGCCGCGATCATGCGGTCGACGGCCCGCAAGGTGCTCGTCCTGAATCTGGCGCCGCAGCCGGGGGAGACCGCGGGATTCTCCGCGGAACGGCATCTGCACGTACTCTCCCAGCACGCGCCCGAATTCCGGGTCGACCACGTGATCGTCGATTCGGCGTCCGTTCCGGTCGGCCGTGAACGCGACCATCTGTGCCGGGCGGCCGGGCTGCTCGGCGCCGACGTCGTCTACGCGGACGTCGCCGAGCACGGAACACACACGCATCACGCGGGCAAACTTGCCGCCGTCCTGGACGGACTCGGTGCGCGGGACGAGCACGTGAACGACGACACCGCCGAACGGCGAGTCGGGGGAAGGGAGAGCGCCTCGTGGCGATGA